The Vanessa cardui chromosome 9, ilVanCard2.1, whole genome shotgun sequence genome has a window encoding:
- the LOC124532601 gene encoding myosin heavy chain 95F isoform X1: protein MTIDKQLVWVRDPNEGFVLARLQELMGEEADVFPVDNKYPRRVCNFDDIFPAGEPTKDVDDNCELMFLNEATLLNNMLTRYKNNKIYTYVANILLAVNPYEDIPDMYSSNTIKKYQGRSLGELPPHVFAIADKAFRDMKSLKQSQSIIVSGESGAGKTESTKYILKYLCDLWAKGAGPVEQKILDANPILEAFGNAKTTRNNNSSRFGKFMEVHFSNKYQVVGGHISHYLLEKSRICTQSSEERNYHVFYLLCAGAPPELRAALKITKPDDYLYLKNGCTQYFTSVQSEKKINASQKSKQQQAKGGLRDPILDDVEDFQRLHQALSRVGLSEAEKKSVYSIVAAVLHLGNVQFEEEGGARGGCGVAPRSEPALAAAAALLGVDPAELRMALVSRLMQSSRGGAKGTAIMVPLKTYEACSARDALAKAVYSRLFDFIVRRINGSIPSSASAYYIGVLDIAGFEYFQMNSFEQFCINYCNEKLQQFFNERILKNEQELYKREGLNVPEIRFVDNQDCIDLIESKNHGVFHILDEESKLPKPEYGHFTNAVHKELGGSNANARLQLPRASRLKAHRTLRDHEGFLLRHFAGAVCYNTSQFIEKNNDALHASLEFLVQESNNTLVQQLFETSDNNNAKGKLNFISVGAKFQSQLSQLMDKLKENGTNFIRCIKPNSRMVGKQIEGSLVLTQLQCSGTIAVLSLMEHGFPSRAPFADLHNMYSSYLPPKLQNLSPKVFCQAIVHSFGLSDKDYKFGVTRVFFRPGKYSEFDAIMRSDPDSLRAIVDSVLAWLVKSRWRRGIFSVLSIVKLKHKLAYRRRCLVTLQRCVRGHLARRRHRPRMRGLAKLRALQERLAAVRGAAAQLRAGRERVHEQLARVAAALAAAQARIKSDENITSEEIESTYAELTGSVESQMTALQKAMVDQKNKEEQERLRKIEEEMRAAEEAKRQEQERIRQEEENRRLKAEMEARRKAEEAERARSEERDRAAALALQRQMELAAQDDLADRDRLEQERRDHEMAVRLAKETNGHVEGSPPQLRSFPTMDSVNGENRLNRSERVRMQQALQGKQKYDLSKWKYSELRDTINTSCDIELLEACRHEFHRRLKVYHAWKARNARKSTLAEQERAPQSVLDAAKAPRLPARGEVLGARHRYFRIPFVRPGADCEERRGWWYAHFDGQYVARQMELHPDKTPVLLRAGVDDMQMCELSLEETGLTRKRGAEILEHEFEREWQRHARPAQP from the exons ATGACGATCGACAAACAGTTAGTATGGGTCCGGGATCCAAACGAGGGGTTCGTGCTAGCGCGGCTCCAGGAGTTGATGGGGGAAGAGGCTGACGTGTTTCCAGTCGACAACAAATATCCGAGGAGGGTGTGCAACTTTGACGACATCTTCCCAGCTGGAGAGCCGACTAAAGATGTCGATGATAACT GTGAGCTAATGTTCCTGAACGAGGCTACCCTTCTTAACAACATGCTGACTCGTTAcaagaacaataaaatatat ACGTATGTTGCAAACATATTGCTCGCTGTCAATCCGTATGAAGATATCCCTGATATGTACTCATcaaatacgataaaaaaataccaaggAAGATCGTTGGGAGAGTTACCGCCCCATGTATTCGCTATAG CGGACAAAGCATTCCGTGATATGAAATCACTAAAACAATCTCAGTCTATAATAGTATCGGGAGAGTCCGGTGCTGGAAAGACTGAATCGACCAAATATATCCTTAAATACCTGTGCGACTTGTGGGCCAAAGGAGCCGGACCCGTGGAACAGAAGATTTTAGATG CCAATCCAATCCTCGAAGCGTTCGGTAACGCTAAGACAACCCGCAACAATAACAGTTCCCGGTTCGGCAAATTTATGGAGGTTCACTTTTCGAACAAGTATCAAGTCGTAGGCGGACACATATCGCATTATCTGCTGGAAAAGTCAAGGATATGCACCCAGAGCTCTGAAGAGAGGAATTACCACGTGTTTTACCTTCTGTGCGCGGGAGCCCCGCCTGAACTACGCGCGGCCCTGAAAATAACCAAGCCTGATGATTATTTG TATCTCAAGAATGGTTGCACGCAATATTTTACTTCGGTGCAAtcagaaaagaaaattaatgcTAGTCAAAAGAGTAAACAGCAGCAAGCGAAAGGTGGCCTCCGTGATCCTATATTAGACGACGTGGAAGACTTTCAGAGATTGCACCAG GCGCTGTCGAGGGTCGGCCTCTCCGAAGCGGAAAAGAAGTCCGTATACTCCATAGTGGCGGCCGTGCTGCACCTCGGCAACGTGCAGTTCGAGGAGgagggcggcgcgcgcggcggctgCGGCGTGGCGCCGCGCAGCGAGCCCGCGctggccgccgccgccgcgctgctgGGCGTCGACCCCGCCGAGCTGCGCATGGCGCTCGTGTCGCGCCTCATGCAGAGCTCGCGCGGGGGCGCCAAGGGCACCGCCATCAT GGTGCCGCTGAAGACGTACGAGGCGTGCAGCGCGCGCGACGCGCTGGCGAAGGCGGTGTACAGCCGGCTGTTCGACTTCATCGTGCGGCGCATCAACGGCAGCATCCCCTCGAGCGCGTCCGCCTACTACATCGGGGTGCTCGACATCGCCGGATTTG AATACTTTCAGATGAACAGCTTCGAACAGTTCTGTATCAACTACTGCAATGAGAAATTACAACAGTTCTTCAACGAACGTATTCTAAAGAATGAACAGGAACTTTACAAACGGGAAGGATTAAACGTGCCCGAAATCCGATTTGTGGATAACCAGGATTGCATCG ATCTAATTGAAAGCAAGAATCACGGTGTTTTCCATATCCTCGATGAAGAATCTAAGTTACCAAAACCGGAATACGGACACTTCACAAACGCGGTACACAAGGAGCTCGGCGGCAGTAACGCGAA CGCGCGCCTGCAGCTGCCTCGCGCGTCGCGGCTCAAGGCGCACCGCACACTGCGCGACCACGAGGGATTCCTGCTGCGACACTTCGCCGGCGCCGTCTGCTACAACACg AGTCAATTCATCGAGAAAAACAACGATGCTCTTCATGCCTCCCTGGAGTTCCTCGTGCAGGAATCGAACAATACTTTGGTCCAGCAATTGTTCGAAACGTCTGATAACAACAACGCAAAAGGGAAATTGAACTTTATATCGGTCGGCGCTAAGTTCCAAAGTCAGTTGTCTCAACTCATGGACAAATTAAAGGAAAAT GGCACAAACTTCATCCGTTGCATCAAGCCCAACTCGCGCATGGTGGGCAAGCAGATCGAGGGTTCGTTGGTCCTCACGCAGCTGCAGTGCAGCGGAACCATCGCAGTGCTGTCGCTGATGGAACACGGGTTCCCTTCGAGGGCTCCGTTCGCGGATTTACATAACATGTACAGTTCCTACCTGCCACCGAAGCTGCAGAATTTATCGCCTAAAGTATTTTGCCAG GCGATCGTGCACAGCTTCGGCCTGTCCGACAAGGACTACAAGTTCGGCGTGACGCGCGTCTTCTTCCGGCCCGGAAAGTACTCCGAGTTCGACGCGATCATGCGCTCCGACCCGGACAGCCTCCGGGCGATCGTCGACTCCGTGCTCGCCTGGCTCGTTAAGTCGCGCTGGCGCCGCGGCATCTTCTCCGTGCTGTCCATCGTGAAGC TGAAGCACAAGCTGGCGTACCGGCGGCGCTGCCTGGTGACGCTGCAGCGCTGCGTGCGCGGGCACCTGGCGCGGCGGCGGCACCGGCCGCGCATGCGCGGTCTGGCCAAGCTGCGCGCGCTGCAGGAGCGGCTGGCGGCCgtgcgcggcgcggcggcgcagCTGCGCGCGGGCCGCGAGCGCGTGCACGAGCAGCTGGCGCGCGTGGCGGCGGCGCTGGCGGCCGCGCAGGCGCGCATCAAG AGTGATGAGAATATAACCAGCGAGGAGATCGAGAGCACGTACGCGGAGCTGACGGGGTCGGTCGAGTCGCAGATGACCGCCCTGCAGAAAGCGATGGTGGATCAGAAGAATAA gGAGGAACAGGAGAGACTGCGCAAGATTGAGGAGGAGATGCGAGCAGCGGAGGAAGCCAAGCGACAAGAGCAAGAAAGGATCAGACAGGAGGAGGAAAATCGTAGACT CAAAGCTGAGATGGAGGCGCGCCGCAAGGCGGAGGAGGCCGAGCGCGCGCGCAGCGAAGAGCGggaccgcgccgccgcgctcgcgCTGCAGCGCCAGATGGAGCTGGCCGCGCAAGACGACCTGGCCGACCGCGACCG ATTGGAACAGGAGCGTCGGGATCACGAGATGGCGGTACGACTGGCGAAGGAGACCAACGGACACGTGGAAGGATCTCCGCCGCAACTCCGGAG TTTCCCAACAATGGACTCAGTGAACGGAGAGAATAGATTGAACAG ATCGGAGCGCGTGCGCATGCAGCAGGCGCTGCAGGGCAAACAGAAGTACGACCTCTCCAAGTGGAAGTACTCGGAGCTGCGGGACACTATCAATACATCCTGCGATATTGAGCTTTTAGAG GCGTGCCGGCACGAGTTCCACCGGCGGCTGAAGGTGTACCACGCGTGGAAGGCGCGCAACGCCCGCAAGAGCACGCTGGCCGAGCAGGAGCGCGCGCCGCAGTCCGTGCTGGACGCGG CCAAGGCGCCGCGGCTGCCGGCCAGGGGCGAGGTCCTGGGCGCGCGCCACCGCTACTTCCGCATCCCCTTCGTGCGGCCCGGCGCCGACTGCGAGGAGCGCCGCGGCTGGTGGTACGCGCACTTCGACGGCCAGTACGTGGCGCGCCAGATGGAGCTGCACCCCGACAAGACGCCCGTGCTGCTGCGGGCCGGCGTGGACGACATGCAGATGTGCGAGCTCAGCCTGGAGGAGACGGGCCTCACGCGCAAGCGCGGCGCCGAGATCCTGGAGCACGAGTTCGAGCGCGAGTGGCAGCGCCACGCCCGCCCCGCGCAGCCCTAG
- the LOC124532601 gene encoding myosin heavy chain 95F isoform X2, whose protein sequence is MTIDKQLVWVRDPNEGFVLARLQELMGEEADVFPVDNKYPRRVCNFDDIFPAGEPTKDVDDNCELMFLNEATLLNNMLTRYKNNKIYTYVANILLAVNPYEDIPDMYSSNTIKKYQGRSLGELPPHVFAIADKAFRDMKSLKQSQSIIVSGESGAGKTESTKYILKYLCDLWAKGAGPVEQKILDANPILEAFGNAKTTRNNNSSRFGKFMEVHFSNKYQVVGGHISHYLLEKSRICTQSSEERNYHVFYLLCAGAPPELRAALKITKPDDYLYLKNGCTQYFTSVQSEKKINASQKSKQQQAKGGLRDPILDDVEDFQRLHQALSRVGLSEAEKKSVYSIVAAVLHLGNVQFEEEGGARGGCGVAPRSEPALAAAAALLGVDPAELRMALVSRLMQSSRGGAKGTAIMVPLKTYEACSARDALAKAVYSRLFDFIVRRINGSIPSSASAYYIGVLDIAGFEYFQMNSFEQFCINYCNEKLQQFFNERILKNEQELYKREGLNVPEIRFVDNQDCIDLIESKNHGVFHILDEESKLPKPEYGHFTNAVHKELGGSNANARLQLPRASRLKAHRTLRDHEGFLLRHFAGAVCYNTSQFIEKNNDALHASLEFLVQESNNTLVQQLFETSDNNNAKGKLNFISVGAKFQSQLSQLMDKLKENGTNFIRCIKPNSRMVGKQIEGSLVLTQLQCSGTIAVLSLMEHGFPSRAPFADLHNMYSSYLPPKLQNLSPKVFCQAIVHSFGLSDKDYKFGVTRVFFRPGKYSEFDAIMRSDPDSLRAIVDSVLAWLVKSRWRRGIFSVLSIVKLKHKLAYRRRCLVTLQRCVRGHLARRRHRPRMRGLAKLRALQERLAAVRGAAAQLRAGRERVHEQLARVAAALAAAQARIKSDENITSEEIESTYAELTGSVESQMTALQKAMVDQKNKEEQERLRKIEEEMRAAEEAKRQEQERIRQEEENRRLKAEMEARRKAEEAERARSEERDRAAALALQRQMELAAQDDLADRDRLEQERRDHEMAVRLAKETNGHVEGSPPQLRRSERVRMQQALQGKQKYDLSKWKYSELRDTINTSCDIELLEACRHEFHRRLKVYHAWKARNARKSTLAEQERAPQSVLDAAKAPRLPARGEVLGARHRYFRIPFVRPGADCEERRGWWYAHFDGQYVARQMELHPDKTPVLLRAGVDDMQMCELSLEETGLTRKRGAEILEHEFEREWQRHARPAQP, encoded by the exons ATGACGATCGACAAACAGTTAGTATGGGTCCGGGATCCAAACGAGGGGTTCGTGCTAGCGCGGCTCCAGGAGTTGATGGGGGAAGAGGCTGACGTGTTTCCAGTCGACAACAAATATCCGAGGAGGGTGTGCAACTTTGACGACATCTTCCCAGCTGGAGAGCCGACTAAAGATGTCGATGATAACT GTGAGCTAATGTTCCTGAACGAGGCTACCCTTCTTAACAACATGCTGACTCGTTAcaagaacaataaaatatat ACGTATGTTGCAAACATATTGCTCGCTGTCAATCCGTATGAAGATATCCCTGATATGTACTCATcaaatacgataaaaaaataccaaggAAGATCGTTGGGAGAGTTACCGCCCCATGTATTCGCTATAG CGGACAAAGCATTCCGTGATATGAAATCACTAAAACAATCTCAGTCTATAATAGTATCGGGAGAGTCCGGTGCTGGAAAGACTGAATCGACCAAATATATCCTTAAATACCTGTGCGACTTGTGGGCCAAAGGAGCCGGACCCGTGGAACAGAAGATTTTAGATG CCAATCCAATCCTCGAAGCGTTCGGTAACGCTAAGACAACCCGCAACAATAACAGTTCCCGGTTCGGCAAATTTATGGAGGTTCACTTTTCGAACAAGTATCAAGTCGTAGGCGGACACATATCGCATTATCTGCTGGAAAAGTCAAGGATATGCACCCAGAGCTCTGAAGAGAGGAATTACCACGTGTTTTACCTTCTGTGCGCGGGAGCCCCGCCTGAACTACGCGCGGCCCTGAAAATAACCAAGCCTGATGATTATTTG TATCTCAAGAATGGTTGCACGCAATATTTTACTTCGGTGCAAtcagaaaagaaaattaatgcTAGTCAAAAGAGTAAACAGCAGCAAGCGAAAGGTGGCCTCCGTGATCCTATATTAGACGACGTGGAAGACTTTCAGAGATTGCACCAG GCGCTGTCGAGGGTCGGCCTCTCCGAAGCGGAAAAGAAGTCCGTATACTCCATAGTGGCGGCCGTGCTGCACCTCGGCAACGTGCAGTTCGAGGAGgagggcggcgcgcgcggcggctgCGGCGTGGCGCCGCGCAGCGAGCCCGCGctggccgccgccgccgcgctgctgGGCGTCGACCCCGCCGAGCTGCGCATGGCGCTCGTGTCGCGCCTCATGCAGAGCTCGCGCGGGGGCGCCAAGGGCACCGCCATCAT GGTGCCGCTGAAGACGTACGAGGCGTGCAGCGCGCGCGACGCGCTGGCGAAGGCGGTGTACAGCCGGCTGTTCGACTTCATCGTGCGGCGCATCAACGGCAGCATCCCCTCGAGCGCGTCCGCCTACTACATCGGGGTGCTCGACATCGCCGGATTTG AATACTTTCAGATGAACAGCTTCGAACAGTTCTGTATCAACTACTGCAATGAGAAATTACAACAGTTCTTCAACGAACGTATTCTAAAGAATGAACAGGAACTTTACAAACGGGAAGGATTAAACGTGCCCGAAATCCGATTTGTGGATAACCAGGATTGCATCG ATCTAATTGAAAGCAAGAATCACGGTGTTTTCCATATCCTCGATGAAGAATCTAAGTTACCAAAACCGGAATACGGACACTTCACAAACGCGGTACACAAGGAGCTCGGCGGCAGTAACGCGAA CGCGCGCCTGCAGCTGCCTCGCGCGTCGCGGCTCAAGGCGCACCGCACACTGCGCGACCACGAGGGATTCCTGCTGCGACACTTCGCCGGCGCCGTCTGCTACAACACg AGTCAATTCATCGAGAAAAACAACGATGCTCTTCATGCCTCCCTGGAGTTCCTCGTGCAGGAATCGAACAATACTTTGGTCCAGCAATTGTTCGAAACGTCTGATAACAACAACGCAAAAGGGAAATTGAACTTTATATCGGTCGGCGCTAAGTTCCAAAGTCAGTTGTCTCAACTCATGGACAAATTAAAGGAAAAT GGCACAAACTTCATCCGTTGCATCAAGCCCAACTCGCGCATGGTGGGCAAGCAGATCGAGGGTTCGTTGGTCCTCACGCAGCTGCAGTGCAGCGGAACCATCGCAGTGCTGTCGCTGATGGAACACGGGTTCCCTTCGAGGGCTCCGTTCGCGGATTTACATAACATGTACAGTTCCTACCTGCCACCGAAGCTGCAGAATTTATCGCCTAAAGTATTTTGCCAG GCGATCGTGCACAGCTTCGGCCTGTCCGACAAGGACTACAAGTTCGGCGTGACGCGCGTCTTCTTCCGGCCCGGAAAGTACTCCGAGTTCGACGCGATCATGCGCTCCGACCCGGACAGCCTCCGGGCGATCGTCGACTCCGTGCTCGCCTGGCTCGTTAAGTCGCGCTGGCGCCGCGGCATCTTCTCCGTGCTGTCCATCGTGAAGC TGAAGCACAAGCTGGCGTACCGGCGGCGCTGCCTGGTGACGCTGCAGCGCTGCGTGCGCGGGCACCTGGCGCGGCGGCGGCACCGGCCGCGCATGCGCGGTCTGGCCAAGCTGCGCGCGCTGCAGGAGCGGCTGGCGGCCgtgcgcggcgcggcggcgcagCTGCGCGCGGGCCGCGAGCGCGTGCACGAGCAGCTGGCGCGCGTGGCGGCGGCGCTGGCGGCCGCGCAGGCGCGCATCAAG AGTGATGAGAATATAACCAGCGAGGAGATCGAGAGCACGTACGCGGAGCTGACGGGGTCGGTCGAGTCGCAGATGACCGCCCTGCAGAAAGCGATGGTGGATCAGAAGAATAA gGAGGAACAGGAGAGACTGCGCAAGATTGAGGAGGAGATGCGAGCAGCGGAGGAAGCCAAGCGACAAGAGCAAGAAAGGATCAGACAGGAGGAGGAAAATCGTAGACT CAAAGCTGAGATGGAGGCGCGCCGCAAGGCGGAGGAGGCCGAGCGCGCGCGCAGCGAAGAGCGggaccgcgccgccgcgctcgcgCTGCAGCGCCAGATGGAGCTGGCCGCGCAAGACGACCTGGCCGACCGCGACCG ATTGGAACAGGAGCGTCGGGATCACGAGATGGCGGTACGACTGGCGAAGGAGACCAACGGACACGTGGAAGGATCTCCGCCGCAACTCCGGAG ATCGGAGCGCGTGCGCATGCAGCAGGCGCTGCAGGGCAAACAGAAGTACGACCTCTCCAAGTGGAAGTACTCGGAGCTGCGGGACACTATCAATACATCCTGCGATATTGAGCTTTTAGAG GCGTGCCGGCACGAGTTCCACCGGCGGCTGAAGGTGTACCACGCGTGGAAGGCGCGCAACGCCCGCAAGAGCACGCTGGCCGAGCAGGAGCGCGCGCCGCAGTCCGTGCTGGACGCGG CCAAGGCGCCGCGGCTGCCGGCCAGGGGCGAGGTCCTGGGCGCGCGCCACCGCTACTTCCGCATCCCCTTCGTGCGGCCCGGCGCCGACTGCGAGGAGCGCCGCGGCTGGTGGTACGCGCACTTCGACGGCCAGTACGTGGCGCGCCAGATGGAGCTGCACCCCGACAAGACGCCCGTGCTGCTGCGGGCCGGCGTGGACGACATGCAGATGTGCGAGCTCAGCCTGGAGGAGACGGGCCTCACGCGCAAGCGCGGCGCCGAGATCCTGGAGCACGAGTTCGAGCGCGAGTGGCAGCGCCACGCCCGCCCCGCGCAGCCCTAG